A genome region from Lucilia cuprina isolate Lc7/37 chromosome 3, ASM2204524v1, whole genome shotgun sequence includes the following:
- the LOC111687951 gene encoding relaxin receptor 2 — translation MVIPHTNDRVHRICLVQEKHHWATKYLDENKIECLPENLFAKGNYLKTLILSGNRLNVLHDYDFIFLEELLELDLRGNCLETFDAKIFEPLQKLEVLYLNRNNIKKLVAGMFPTLKNLHTLSLADNQLRIIESNSFTFPHLRYLFLAGNMLTELKGRTFCDLNMLQGLHLNNNSLQTFDLHAFDCLGNLTSLLLNDNEFKTLDPRVLQNLNNLDYIYFSWFHLCRAAMHVRVCDPHGDGISSTQHLLDNPILRGR, via the exons ATGGTGATACCCCACACCAATGATAGAGTACACAGAATATGTCTTGTTCAAGAGAAACATCATTGGGCGACAAA ATATTTggatgaaaataaaattgaatgtcTGCCGGAAAATTTATTTGCcaaaggaaattatttaaaaacact cATTTTATCTGGCAAtcgtttaaatgttttacatgACTATGACTTTATATTCTTGGAGGAATTACTGGAATT agaTTTGCGTGGCAATTGCTTGGAGACATTTGATGCCAAGATTTTTGAGCCTTTACAAAAGTTGGAGGTGTT atatttaaatagaaataatatcaaaaaattggTAGCTGGTATGTTTCCTACATTGAAAAATTTACACACTTTATCCTTGGCGGATAACCAACTAAGGATCATAGAAAGTAATAGCTTTACATTTCCTCATCTTAGATATTT ATTTTTAGCAGGAAATATGCTGACTGAATTAAAAGGCCGCACATTTTGTGACTTAAATATGTTGCAGGGATT ACATTTAAATAACAACTCTCTACAAACATTCGATCTCCATGCTTTCGATTGTTTGGGTAATCTAACATCTTTATTACTAAAtgataatgaatttaaaacttTGGATCCAAGAGTTTTACAGAATTTGAACAATTTGGATTATAT TTATTTTTCCTGGTTCCACTTATGCCGTGCTGCCATGCATGTAAGAGTTTGCGATCCTCATGGTGATGGTATCAGTAGTACACAGCATTTATTGGACAATCCAATACTAAGAGGAAGGTAA
- the LOC124418757 gene encoding G-protein coupled receptor GRL101-like: MAAIAVVGNLLVLLGRYFYKTRSNVEHSLYLRHLAASDFLMGIYLAIIACADISFRGEYIVHEELWRHSGMCAFSGFLSTFSCQSSTLLLTLVTWDRLMSVMRPLHARDTARKRIVVRLLILWSISFALAAAPLFPTQYFGSHFYGTNGVCLSLHIHDPYAKGWEYSAVLFICINTFSLVFILTSYVRMLQAIKDSGGGMRSTISGRESVVATR, translated from the exons ATGGCAGCCATAGCTGTTGTTGGCAATCTATTGGTTCTACTGGGtcgttatttttataaaacacgcAGCAATGTTGAACATTCTCTGTATCTTCGCCACTTGGCTGCCAGTGATTTTCTAATGGGCATTTATCTGGCGATTATTGCTTGTGCTGATATAAGTTTTCGTGGCGAGTATATTGTACATGAGGAGCTGTGGCGCCACAGTGGCATGTGTGCATTTTCAG GATTCTTAAGTACGTTTAGTTGCCAATCGTCTACTCTCCTGCTGACGTTGGTTACTTGGGATCGTTTGATGTCAGTGATGAGACCTTTACATGCTCGGGATACAGCTAGAAAAAG AATTGTTGTACGTCTTCTGATACTATGGAGCATATCGTTTGCCTTGGCTGCTGCTCCTCTTTTCCCTACACAATATTTTGGCTCCCACTTCTATGGCACAAATGGTGTTTGCTTATCCCTGCATATACATGATCCCTATGCAAAG GGTTGGGAGTATTCTGCagtgttatttatttgtataaataccttttctttagttttcattttaacttCTTATGTGAGGATGCTGCAGGCTATCAAAGATTCGGGTGGTGGCATGCGTAGCACAATAAGTGGTCGTGAAAGTGTTGTGGCAACGAGGTAA
- the LOC124418758 gene encoding relaxin receptor 1-like translates to MSTNDLSLALLFGILLTQTPINCHTLSIQQDDIIVLPDEPDATCPMGYFHCNTTLQCVSQRLNCDGSADCDDASDEWNCVNDIDAIFWDHLFRKQPYGRHDDIPIGTCYWPANNLSCACRGNEILCRNQQLTAIPANLPYNDVAMLDLTGNNFTHLNENFLDNLPMTDELVLKLCSITTMDSYAFRQLSTVPVKTL, encoded by the exons ATGTCGACCAATGACCTAT CTTTAGCACTTCTCTTCGGTATTCTCCTTACACAAACGCCAATAAATTGTCACACATTAAGCATACAGCAAGATGACATTATTGTATTGCCCGATGAACCAGATGCTACGTGTCCCATGGGATATTTCCACTGTAATACAACATTACAGTGTGTATCGCAACGTTTGAATTGTGATGGTTCAGCTGATTGTGATGATGCCTCGGATGAATGGAATTGTGTTAATGACATCGATGCCATATTTTGGGATCATTTGTTTCGTAAACAACCATATGGACGACATGATGATATACCCATTGGTACATGTT aTTGGCCAGCGAATAATTTGAGTTGTGCCTGTCGTGgcaatgaaattttatgtcGCAATCAACAATTAACTGCTATACCGGCAAATTTGCCTTACAACGATGTGGCCATGCT CGATTTAACCGGCAataattttacacatttaaatgagaattttttgGATAATCTACCAATGACCGATGAATT agtATTAAAACTTTGTTCCATTACTACCATGGATTCGTATGCCTTTCGACAACTATCCACAGTGCCGGTTAAAACATTGTAA